One window of the Carnobacterium maltaromaticum DSM 20342 genome contains the following:
- a CDS encoding helix-turn-helix domain-containing protein, translated as MQKLLKKQDQLALELLALLYLYNGESLSIVWCMDTLGETNRRLLVAIIENLSNKRNMNFHIQYSKKNVKAIFFDEFSLDDIYHDYYKNSVEIILLDRIFEGKVKNLVEYSTTHFYSYSTLYRKIQKLNLYFSSDFKITVGKNKNIPGKEHSIRCYYASLYNVLYGNRKMKFQKEIKKSEKYLKSIQINSEYLYSKLTFSEQISVIYYFTISRLRMEEYPIKLRPSSLKNSMFEEIVDNFDCFTEGLEVTKKQKKIERNWLLFYFLTIMQLNQKDNLSGYFNQKIFESLYKNESKPAEWLTHFNQCVGSNFSESEQTVMEFRLYQKIYQHVYFSKVVESLYQNPEKREASGRVKSVTYKVQSWYENAPFKKQLIHHGITIDVIVDLVLEHTDFLKRSKKIYIGTKKGRHWDQYLAKQLLTTELAEQITVVENWGKTTDFVIVDQKIPVLPAYKTFIISKNPSLKELENIQKELQKLLA; from the coding sequence ATGCAAAAATTATTAAAAAAGCAGGATCAGTTAGCATTGGAGTTATTAGCTCTTCTGTACTTATATAATGGTGAGTCGTTGTCTATCGTTTGGTGCATGGATACTTTAGGGGAAACGAACCGCCGATTATTAGTTGCTATTATTGAAAATTTATCCAACAAAAGAAATATGAATTTCCACATTCAATATTCTAAGAAAAATGTCAAAGCTATCTTTTTTGATGAGTTTTCATTGGATGATATTTACCACGATTATTATAAGAATTCAGTTGAAATTATACTATTAGATCGGATATTTGAAGGGAAAGTAAAAAATTTAGTTGAATATTCTACGACTCATTTTTATAGTTATTCAACTTTATACCGTAAAATCCAAAAATTAAATCTTTATTTTTCTTCAGATTTTAAAATTACAGTTGGAAAGAATAAAAATATACCCGGTAAGGAACATAGTATACGTTGTTATTATGCTAGTCTTTACAACGTTCTTTACGGAAATCGAAAGATGAAATTTCAAAAAGAAATAAAAAAATCGGAAAAATATTTAAAAAGTATTCAAATAAACTCTGAGTATCTCTACTCAAAATTAACTTTTTCTGAACAAATCAGTGTCATTTATTATTTTACAATTAGTCGATTAAGAATGGAAGAGTATCCAATTAAATTAAGGCCTTCATCTTTAAAGAATAGTATGTTTGAAGAAATAGTAGACAATTTTGACTGTTTTACTGAAGGACTAGAAGTGACAAAAAAACAAAAGAAAATTGAGCGTAATTGGTTGTTGTTTTATTTCTTGACAATTATGCAATTAAATCAAAAGGACAACTTATCGGGTTATTTTAATCAAAAAATATTTGAAAGTTTATACAAAAATGAGTCGAAGCCAGCAGAGTGGTTAACCCATTTTAATCAATGCGTAGGCAGCAATTTTAGCGAATCCGAACAAACAGTAATGGAATTTCGATTGTATCAAAAAATATATCAACACGTATACTTTTCGAAAGTAGTTGAAAGTCTATATCAAAATCCAGAAAAAAGAGAAGCAAGTGGCAGGGTTAAAAGTGTGACTTATAAGGTTCAATCTTGGTATGAGAACGCACCTTTTAAAAAACAATTGATTCACCATGGGATTACGATTGATGTAATTGTCGATTTAGTATTAGAACATACAGATTTTTTGAAAAGAAGTAAAAAAATCTATATTGGTACAAAAAAAGGCCGACATTGGGATCAGTATTTGGCTAAACAATTACTTACAACTGAATTAGCTGAGCAAATTACAGTAGTTGAAAATTGGGGAAAAACAACAGATTTTGTAATAGTCGATCAGAAAATACCTGTATTACCAGCCTATAAAACGTTCATTATTTCAAAAAATCCTTCTCTTAAAGAACTGGAAAACATTCAAAAAGAGCTTCAAAAACTATTAGCGTAA
- a CDS encoding Crp/Fnr family transcriptional regulator, with amino-acid sequence MSSNILDYSLYVSGNFKEHYAKKQVKKNEIIIDQKNPFNTPENNLYIVISGQVLVEVSNSFGKNCYYDLVSNNQLFGTESILETHPYPRGISYQARAMTDVVYLEINSQFFLDHMYINPKLYHYILEDVTKRYFSVTQSYQLMNETPVVRVSNALLNLARVLDLKADSSKRKKLPLYINQTFITKYIHSSKSRVSEAFSYLEEVGTIERKPITIINEEKLNQVLLEKLHA; translated from the coding sequence ATGTCCAGTAATATTTTAGATTATTCTTTGTATGTCAGCGGGAATTTTAAAGAGCATTATGCAAAAAAACAAGTGAAAAAAAATGAAATTATCATTGATCAAAAAAATCCATTCAATACACCAGAAAATAACCTATATATTGTCATTAGTGGACAAGTATTAGTTGAAGTCAGTAATAGTTTTGGGAAAAACTGTTACTATGACTTAGTTTCCAATAATCAATTATTTGGTACAGAAAGCATCTTAGAGACGCACCCATACCCTCGAGGGATTAGTTATCAAGCTAGAGCTATGACAGACGTTGTTTACTTAGAAATCAATAGCCAGTTTTTTTTGGATCATATGTATATAAACCCTAAGCTGTATCACTATATTCTTGAGGACGTGACTAAGCGCTATTTTTCAGTGACACAAAGCTATCAACTTATGAATGAGACACCAGTCGTTAGAGTCTCTAATGCGCTACTTAACTTAGCTCGTGTTTTGGATTTGAAAGCAGATAGTTCCAAGCGAAAAAAACTTCCTCTTTATATCAATCAAACATTCATTACAAAATATATTCATTCATCTAAATCTCGTGTTTCAGAGGCTTTTTCCTACCTTGAAGAAGTTGGAACAATTGAACGCAAACCAATTACTATTATTAACGAAGAAAAATTAAATCAAGTTTTATTGGAAAAATTACACGCTTAG
- the thrC gene encoding threonine synthase: MSLNYRSTRDAENVVTASQAILQGLAVDGGLYVPTELPTLNLDFQDLATKSYQEVAFIVLKAFLTDFTDEELMSCINGAYDAKFDDSAIAPLKKVGDTHYLELSHGATLAFKDIALSILPYFMTVAAKKNNVDREIVILTATSGDTGKAAMAGFSDVPGTKIIVFYPKSGVSPIQEKQMVTQKGDNTFVVGIKGNFDDAQTNVKNIFNNSELKAQLAENGYQFSSANSINIGRLVPQIVYYVYSYAQLIKRQEIKLGDKINFVVPTGNFGNILAGYYAKQIGVPINKLICASNENNVLTDFFTTGIYNRNRPFHVTTSPSMDILISSNLERLIYHIAGNETLETKNRMSDLATSGEYTITDSMREQLSEFYGAEASEHEVKETIAAIFSEHDYLIDTHTGVATVAYQKYLAQEKDSTPTVIVSTASPYKFPQHVMAAFKEISSETSDFSTVQQLNTISKVPIPASVTELFTAPILHDTVIESADMEETVKAILHLKD; the protein is encoded by the coding sequence TTGAGTTTAAACTATAGAAGTACACGAGATGCAGAAAATGTGGTGACAGCCTCACAAGCAATTCTACAAGGCTTGGCTGTTGACGGAGGATTATATGTTCCGACTGAACTACCAACACTAAATCTTGATTTCCAAGACTTAGCTACTAAAAGCTACCAAGAGGTCGCTTTTATTGTCTTAAAAGCTTTTCTAACCGATTTCACAGATGAAGAGTTAATGAGCTGTATTAACGGCGCCTATGATGCTAAATTTGATGATTCTGCAATTGCGCCTTTAAAAAAAGTTGGGGATACCCATTATTTAGAATTATCTCATGGAGCAACTTTAGCCTTTAAAGATATTGCACTCTCTATCTTGCCATATTTTATGACAGTTGCTGCCAAAAAAAATAATGTTGATCGAGAAATAGTCATTTTAACAGCAACATCTGGCGACACAGGAAAAGCTGCTATGGCAGGTTTTTCTGATGTTCCAGGAACTAAAATAATTGTTTTTTATCCAAAATCTGGAGTTAGTCCAATCCAAGAAAAACAGATGGTCACACAAAAAGGCGACAACACGTTTGTTGTTGGAATTAAAGGGAATTTTGATGATGCTCAAACAAATGTAAAAAATATTTTTAATAATTCCGAATTGAAAGCACAATTAGCTGAAAATGGCTATCAATTTTCTTCAGCGAACTCAATTAATATTGGTCGCTTAGTACCTCAAATTGTTTATTATGTGTATTCATATGCTCAACTTATTAAGCGCCAAGAAATTAAACTTGGTGATAAAATTAATTTTGTTGTTCCAACTGGAAATTTTGGCAATATTTTAGCTGGTTACTACGCTAAACAAATTGGAGTTCCTATCAACAAATTGATTTGTGCTTCTAACGAAAATAACGTTTTAACTGATTTCTTTACGACGGGAATTTACAATCGTAATAGACCTTTCCATGTGACTACTTCTCCATCAATGGATATTTTAATTTCAAGTAATCTTGAACGCTTAATTTATCATATTGCTGGAAACGAAACACTGGAAACCAAGAATCGTATGTCTGATTTGGCAACATCTGGCGAGTATACAATTACTGATTCCATGCGCGAGCAACTTAGCGAATTTTATGGAGCAGAAGCTTCTGAACATGAAGTTAAAGAAACTATTGCAGCTATTTTTTCAGAACACGATTATTTAATTGATACTCACACTGGGGTAGCTACTGTGGCTTATCAAAAATATTTAGCCCAAGAAAAAGATTCTACACCCACTGTAATTGTTTCAACTGCCAGTCCATATAAATTTCCACAACATGTTATGGCTGCATTTAAGGAAATTTCATCAGAAACTAGTGATTTTAGTACTGTACAACAACTTAATACAATTTCAAAAGTTCCAATTCCAGCTTCTGTTACAGAGTTATTCACGGCTCCAATCTTACATGATACAGTAATTGAATCAGCAGATATGGAAGAAACTGTGAAAGCGATCTTACATTTAAAAGACTAG
- a CDS encoding helix-turn-helix domain-containing protein: MEELLSSSEQRELKIIHLLYQEEKLWTVEQLANYLQCSIDTCYRYIDRIKQIFYDHGNEFELISKKTKGVLLKKTEHASLSKYESIYIEETIDFKLLSELFHSTYLTTEKLADHLFISKSTLYRKLKKIAILLRKNGIHLNISTLQLTGNEVWIREFFYLVYWSTSDSGFWPFESVPKHVLTHRVENIISSQNSYFSTIEKLKLTYRMAISFIRVQQKNFITHSIGDSFIDPFKEEYFEFITLNLMKTVPSNYQKNEKDYLSLIFCTYPYLDKSDLNFCGIVSWHSINNTIPYQLTDKLLSSLSTIYPTQNLLTNKKLFYQLLCISIYATYFQASFSKTSEFLKLSTLLKQTHTCFYLNTKHALATICQEEPFKRILLQPNFYIHSTIILLSSYVDVLGYCNEIHVRLISSHDRISESLLRNELLRHFPEKISITTSAEFNHQTAALHYDLIITDLLSSVSVDDFSSQYYFWSYPPMKRDWENIATIITTIDQKKHANHFHESLILKEAPI, translated from the coding sequence ATGGAAGAGTTATTAAGTAGCTCAGAACAACGAGAACTTAAAATAATCCATTTGCTTTACCAAGAGGAAAAATTATGGACAGTTGAACAACTAGCAAACTACCTACAATGTTCTATCGATACTTGTTATCGTTATATAGATCGAATCAAGCAAATCTTTTATGATCACGGCAATGAATTTGAATTAATTAGCAAAAAAACAAAAGGTGTTTTACTCAAAAAGACTGAACATGCTTCTCTATCAAAATACGAAAGCATCTACATAGAAGAAACAATCGATTTCAAATTATTATCAGAACTTTTTCACTCAACCTATTTAACTACTGAAAAACTTGCTGATCATTTATTTATCTCCAAAAGTACCTTATATCGAAAACTTAAAAAAATTGCGATTTTATTAAGAAAAAATGGTATCCACCTAAATATTAGTACATTGCAATTAACCGGAAATGAAGTTTGGATTCGCGAATTTTTTTATTTAGTCTATTGGTCAACTAGCGACAGCGGCTTTTGGCCATTTGAGAGCGTTCCAAAACATGTGCTCACTCATCGAGTTGAAAATATAATTAGCAGTCAAAATAGTTACTTTTCAACTATTGAAAAATTAAAATTGACTTATCGGATGGCAATCAGCTTTATTAGAGTTCAACAAAAAAATTTTATTACTCATTCGATTGGAGATAGTTTTATTGATCCATTTAAAGAAGAATATTTTGAATTTATCACACTTAATTTAATGAAAACAGTTCCCAGCAACTATCAAAAAAATGAAAAAGACTACTTATCCCTTATTTTTTGTACTTATCCTTACCTTGATAAATCGGATTTAAATTTCTGTGGTATTGTTAGTTGGCATTCAATCAATAACACCATTCCTTACCAACTAACTGATAAATTATTATCTTCACTTTCTACTATTTATCCAACTCAAAATTTATTAACGAATAAAAAATTATTTTACCAACTCTTATGTATTTCGATTTATGCTACTTATTTCCAAGCTTCCTTTTCTAAAACCAGTGAATTTTTAAAATTATCAACCCTGCTAAAACAGACACACACTTGCTTTTATTTAAATACCAAACATGCTTTAGCAACTATTTGTCAAGAAGAGCCATTTAAAAGAATCCTACTTCAGCCTAATTTTTATATTCATAGCACAATCATTTTACTTAGTAGTTATGTAGATGTCCTTGGTTATTGTAACGAGATCCATGTTCGCTTGATTAGCTCCCATGATCGAATTAGTGAGTCGCTGCTAAGAAATGAATTGTTACGCCATTTTCCAGAAAAAATATCCATTACAACAAGTGCTGAATTTAACCATCAAACAGCTGCTCTACACTATGATCTAATCATTACTGATTTGCTCAGCTCTGTTTCAGTAGATGATTTTAGCTCACAATATTACTTTTGGAGCTATCCTCCAATGAAAAGGGATTGGGAAAACATTGCTACGATTATTACAACTATAGACCAAAAGAAGCACGCCAATCATTTCCACGAGAGTCTAATATTAAAAGAAGCACCTATTTAA